From Verrucomicrobia bacterium S94, the proteins below share one genomic window:
- a CDS encoding sulfatase, with amino-acid sequence MKKIWILFLILSGMVLSGTAAKRKPNVVILYTDDQPMDSFGFIGGKAHTPNIDKLAKEGAYFSRAYATSSVCSPSRYSALTGQYASRCPSPQFRKEISAEGVTKVLWNMGMEEGQWNFPRVMQANGYKTGMVGKWHVGSSGKHGHRKTVPGTDPKDPAVIEVLKYNQEYYCKDIAEFGFDYVGAAFHGNPNDDPNLVKTGCNVHVPEWQTMHALKFIEENKDRPFVLYFATTLLHVPDCTADLKKDPRLTPLGWMDEPIAPGVLPPREDVLRRAREAGVPESQNGKLIAATWLDDVVGAVQNKLKELGLDDNTLIIYFNDNSTDDQGKGSCYQGGAHVPMMVRLPGVVKPGERKELVANIDIAPTIFDFCGVTPPEDMVLDGASLMPLCRGEKVEDWRDAMYLEIGLTRAVVTDDNFKYLAFRVPESYTNRPKEVIQQEHREALAKIHKMFPWTQKMWHEEENPRYMHMGMAPGGHHMERFQLYLNNPPFKDNYFDPDQLYDLNRDPRETTNLANNPEYQAKLQKMQKKLRKLLQDVPGTFADLKPEE; translated from the coding sequence ATGAAAAAAATATGGATTCTTTTCCTGATTCTCTCGGGCATGGTTCTTTCGGGAACTGCGGCTAAACGAAAACCGAATGTGGTAATTCTTTATACCGATGACCAGCCGATGGATTCGTTCGGTTTCATCGGGGGCAAGGCACATACCCCGAATATTGATAAGCTGGCGAAGGAAGGGGCTTATTTCTCGCGGGCCTATGCCACGAGCAGTGTCTGTTCGCCGAGTCGTTATTCCGCGCTGACGGGGCAGTATGCCAGCCGTTGTCCGTCGCCACAGTTCCGTAAGGAAATCAGTGCCGAAGGTGTGACGAAAGTGCTTTGGAATATGGGCATGGAAGAGGGCCAGTGGAACTTCCCTCGGGTCATGCAGGCCAATGGATATAAAACCGGTATGGTCGGCAAATGGCATGTGGGATCGAGCGGTAAACACGGCCACCGCAAAACGGTTCCGGGTACTGATCCCAAAGATCCGGCGGTTATTGAAGTGTTGAAATATAATCAGGAATACTACTGCAAGGATATTGCCGAGTTCGGTTTCGATTATGTGGGTGCGGCGTTTCACGGTAATCCGAATGATGATCCGAACCTGGTAAAAACCGGATGCAATGTACACGTGCCGGAATGGCAGACGATGCATGCGCTGAAGTTTATCGAGGAGAACAAGGACCGGCCGTTTGTGTTGTATTTTGCCACGACGTTGCTGCACGTTCCGGACTGTACGGCCGATCTGAAGAAGGATCCGCGTCTGACGCCGCTGGGCTGGATGGATGAACCGATCGCTCCGGGGGTTCTGCCTCCGCGTGAAGATGTGCTGCGTCGGGCCCGTGAAGCCGGAGTTCCGGAAAGTCAGAACGGAAAACTGATTGCAGCCACCTGGCTGGATGATGTGGTCGGTGCCGTACAGAACAAGTTGAAAGAACTGGGGCTGGATGACAATACGCTGATCATTTATTTCAATGACAACAGCACGGATGACCAGGGTAAAGGTTCCTGTTATCAGGGGGGCGCACATGTGCCGATGATGGTAAGACTGCCGGGGGTTGTAAAACCGGGAGAACGGAAGGAGCTGGTAGCCAATATTGACATTGCTCCGACGATCTTTGATTTCTGCGGCGTTACTCCGCCGGAAGATATGGTTCTTGACGGGGCCAGTCTGATGCCGCTGTGCCGTGGAGAAAAGGTCGAGGATTGGCGCGATGCGATGTACCTGGAAATCGGGCTGACGCGTGCGGTGGTTACCGACGATAATTTCAAGTATCTCGCGTTCCGTGTTCCGGAAAGCTACACCAACCGTCCGAAAGAAGTGATTCAGCAGGAGCACCGTGAAGCATTGGCGAAAATCCATAAAATGTTCCCGTGGACGCAGAAGATGTGGCATGAAGAAGAGAATCCGCGTTATATGCACATGGGGATGGCTCCGGGAGGGCATCATATGGAGCGCTTCCAGCTTTATCTGAACAATCCGCCGTTCAAGGATAATTATTTTGATCCGGACCAGCTCTATGATCTGAACCGTGATCCGCGCGAAACAACCAATCTGGCCAACAATCCTGAATATCAGGCGAAGTTGCAGAAGATGCAGAAAAAACTGAGAAAGCTGCTGCAGGATGTTCCGGGTACCTTTGCGGATCTGAAGCCGGAAGAATAA
- a CDS encoding sulfatase — protein sequence MKKISLLLISGLCAAAAGAAEKRPNVLWIVTDDQRPDSLQCFNRAVYGTDESPLGYVESPNVDALAEEGVLFTRAICNSPACGPSRGSMHSGRYPFRNGHYQFELTHQFPDFVKPIIHQTLRKNGYSTAVFGKSDSYIYTEVGKYVTTGLFGTKVHFKHDLQANGFGDIYAGGWSPEGSTEKVMYPDGTIREYFLKRNSGELTEEDIAQRKKTDEEFDILRADTEGFYSKKLIYGGVNPQPEDKTIDAYIVKEFERYLDHADTEYSTCFGRKQQGVPTAKPAMTEIGFRLPHTPVLPPKSFRDRFQKKHYRVPEFSNDEVAKLPPQLQQLSRGMKVLGTPEDISANRAYTPEKFQQAVQDYYAFCAHGDALIGEAVKKFKEYCAENGRDYLIIYTVGDHGWHLGEQGIETKFSPWRQSVHNAAIVVSSDKTKFPAGMIYDEIIEYVDFMPTILAAAGVDIHDPQYDYLDGYDLAEVLSGKAVKREYGLGEMNLIYGPRAYMRSKDFAFSMRTRPNNGKPKEGNLNKDIKWALECPVEKAELALYDLRKDPLERNNVAADPEYRQLAEWFRQKLGRIVLGDGRVECDWDQKNSYKISNFAQGADDKKLDIPPEIIP from the coding sequence ATGAAAAAAATAAGTTTGCTTTTAATCAGCGGGCTTTGTGCTGCTGCCGCCGGTGCTGCCGAAAAAAGACCGAATGTTCTCTGGATTGTAACGGACGACCAGCGGCCGGATTCGCTGCAATGTTTCAATCGGGCGGTTTACGGTACGGATGAAAGTCCGCTGGGTTATGTGGAATCGCCGAATGTTGATGCGCTGGCGGAAGAAGGGGTGCTGTTTACACGGGCTATCTGCAATTCTCCGGCGTGCGGGCCGTCGCGTGGGTCCATGCACAGTGGTCGCTATCCGTTCCGCAACGGGCACTATCAGTTTGAGCTGACCCATCAGTTTCCTGATTTCGTGAAACCGATTATTCATCAGACACTGCGCAAAAACGGTTACAGTACCGCAGTATTCGGCAAGTCGGATTCCTATATTTACACCGAAGTGGGCAAATACGTGACGACCGGACTGTTCGGCACAAAGGTTCACTTTAAGCATGATCTTCAGGCGAACGGTTTCGGCGATATTTATGCCGGAGGGTGGAGCCCGGAAGGGTCGACGGAAAAGGTGATGTATCCCGACGGAACCATCCGTGAATATTTTCTTAAACGGAATTCGGGTGAACTGACCGAAGAGGATATTGCCCAACGGAAAAAAACGGATGAGGAATTTGATATTCTCCGAGCCGATACGGAAGGTTTTTACAGTAAAAAGCTGATCTATGGCGGGGTTAACCCGCAGCCGGAAGATAAGACGATCGACGCCTATATTGTTAAGGAGTTCGAGCGCTATCTTGATCATGCCGATACGGAGTACAGCACGTGCTTCGGCCGGAAACAGCAGGGTGTACCGACAGCAAAACCGGCGATGACAGAAATCGGTTTCCGCCTGCCGCATACGCCGGTGCTGCCGCCGAAATCCTTCCGCGACCGTTTCCAGAAGAAGCACTACCGGGTTCCGGAGTTCAGTAATGATGAAGTGGCGAAACTTCCGCCGCAGCTGCAGCAGCTCTCCCGGGGCATGAAGGTGCTCGGTACGCCGGAGGACATTTCAGCGAACCGCGCCTATACACCTGAAAAATTTCAGCAGGCGGTTCAGGATTATTATGCCTTCTGTGCCCATGGCGATGCGCTGATCGGTGAAGCGGTGAAGAAATTCAAAGAATACTGTGCGGAGAACGGACGGGATTATCTGATTATCTACACGGTCGGGGATCATGGCTGGCATCTGGGCGAGCAGGGTATTGAGACCAAATTCAGTCCATGGCGTCAGTCGGTTCATAACGCGGCGATTGTGGTGTCGTCCGATAAAACGAAATTCCCGGCGGGTATGATCTACGATGAAATCATTGAATATGTTGACTTCATGCCGACGATTCTTGCGGCTGCAGGGGTGGATATTCATGATCCGCAGTATGATTATCTGGATGGATACGATCTGGCCGAAGTGCTTTCCGGTAAAGCCGTTAAGCGCGAGTATGGGCTGGGGGAAATGAATCTGATTTACGGTCCGCGCGCCTATATGCGCTCGAAGGATTTCGCTTTTTCAATGCGCACCCGCCCGAATAACGGAAAGCCGAAAGAAGGTAATCTGAATAAAGACATCAAGTGGGCATTGGAGTGTCCGGTGGAGAAAGCGGAGCTGGCGCTGTATGATCTGCGCAAGGATCCGCTGGAACGCAACAATGTGGCAGCGGATCCGGAATACCGTCAGCTGGCGGAATGGTTCCGTCAGAAACTGGGTCGTATTGTGTTGGGTGACGGTCGGGTGGAATGCGACTGGGATCAGAAAAACAGTTATAAAATCAGTAATTTTGCCCAGGGCGCTGACGATAAGAAACTGGATATTCCGCCGGAAATTATTCCGTAA
- a CDS encoding sulfatase encodes MRLSSVFLLAAVCSAVSGMASEKMSDRRPNILWIVTDDQRADSLCCFNRAVYGCDENLLGYVESPNVDALAEEGVLFTRAICNSPACGPSRGSMHTGRYPFRNGHYAFEQTHQEPDFVKPVIHQIMRKYGYSTGAFGKSDSYIYNYPADTYDNDGIFGMDVHFKHDLQANDKGDIFAHVSRREVGGKTVVLGQEEKVMYADGTVREYFIDRKDAELTPEDIAAREQTDREFGLLRNYPEGFWKHTLIYGGRNPQPADKTIDAYIVKEFKDYLSNADKPYTTSWGKAVRGVPSDRPFMIDVGLRLPHTPVLPPQSIRDRFADKNYKMPEFDGAEVEKLPPQLKSLSKGMRILPVSPEDVDAGRAFTPDDFQQACRDYFAFCAHGDELIGDAVKAFKQYCAENGRDYLIIYTVGDHGWQLGEQGIESKFSPWRQSVHNAAIVVSSDKTKFPPGLVYDELVEYVDFVPTILAAGGVDIHGPEFDYLDGQDLAEVIAGKAVKRAYALGEMNLVYGPRAYMRSKDFSFSMRTRPNNGLPKAGNLNKNIRWALECPVEKAEPALYDLRKDPLERNNVAADPEYRKLAEWFRQKLGRIVLGDGRVECDWSLKNRYKISNFVKGADDKKLDIPAELIPEL; translated from the coding sequence ATGAGACTCAGCAGTGTTTTTTTGCTGGCGGCAGTCTGTTCGGCGGTGTCGGGGATGGCTTCGGAAAAAATGTCGGACCGCCGGCCGAATATTCTGTGGATTGTAACCGATGATCAGCGGGCGGACTCACTGTGCTGTTTTAATCGGGCGGTTTACGGCTGTGATGAAAACCTGCTGGGCTATGTGGAATCGCCGAATGTTGACGCGCTGGCCGAAGAGGGGGTGCTGTTTACACGCGCCATCTGTAATTCTCCGGCCTGCGGTCCGTCGCGCGGTTCCATGCACACGGGGCGCTATCCGTTCCGTAACGGGCATTATGCTTTTGAGCAGACGCATCAGGAGCCCGATTTTGTGAAGCCGGTTATTCATCAGATCATGCGGAAATACGGTTACAGCACCGGTGCTTTCGGTAAATCGGATTCCTACATCTATAACTATCCGGCGGACACCTATGACAATGACGGGATATTCGGAATGGATGTTCATTTTAAGCATGATCTCCAGGCCAATGATAAGGGGGATATCTTTGCCCATGTCTCCCGGAGAGAAGTCGGTGGTAAAACCGTGGTGCTGGGTCAGGAAGAGAAGGTGATGTATGCGGACGGTACTGTGCGTGAATATTTCATCGATCGGAAAGACGCGGAACTGACGCCGGAGGATATCGCGGCGCGGGAACAGACTGACCGGGAATTCGGACTCCTGCGCAATTATCCGGAAGGATTCTGGAAACATACGTTGATTTATGGCGGCCGGAATCCTCAGCCGGCGGATAAAACCATCGATGCGTACATTGTAAAGGAGTTTAAGGATTATCTTTCCAATGCGGATAAACCGTATACGACATCGTGGGGTAAAGCGGTGAGAGGGGTTCCTTCGGACCGGCCGTTTATGATTGATGTAGGGCTGCGGCTGCCGCATACGCCGGTTCTTCCGCCACAGTCCATCCGCGACCGGTTTGCGGATAAAAACTATAAGATGCCGGAGTTTGATGGTGCCGAGGTGGAAAAACTTCCGCCGCAGTTGAAGTCGTTGAGCAAAGGCATGCGGATTCTTCCGGTTTCACCGGAGGATGTTGATGCCGGTCGCGCATTTACGCCCGATGATTTCCAGCAGGCGTGCCGCGATTATTTTGCTTTCTGTGCGCATGGGGATGAACTGATCGGCGATGCGGTTAAAGCATTTAAACAGTATTGTGCGGAGAATGGACGGGATTATCTGATTATCTATACGGTTGGAGATCATGGCTGGCAGCTGGGCGAGCAGGGCATTGAGTCTAAATTCAGCCCGTGGCGGCAGTCGGTTCATAATGCGGCGATTGTGGTGTCGTCCGATAAAACGAAATTTCCTCCCGGGCTGGTGTACGATGAACTGGTTGAATATGTGGATTTTGTTCCAACGATTCTGGCGGCCGGCGGTGTGGATATTCACGGTCCGGAATTCGATTATCTCGACGGGCAGGATCTGGCCGAGGTGATCGCCGGTAAAGCGGTTAAACGCGCGTATGCGCTGGGCGAAATGAATCTGGTTTATGGTCCGCGCGCCTATATGCGTTCGAAAGATTTTTCATTTTCAATGCGCACCCGTCCGAATAACGGATTACCGAAAGCAGGTAATCTGAACAAAAATATTCGATGGGCTTTAGAGTGCCCGGTGGAGAAAGCGGAGCCGGCGCTGTATGATCTGCGCAAGGATCCGCTGGAACGCAACAATGTGGCGGCGGATCCGGAGTACCGCAAACTGGCGGAATGGTTCCGTCAGAAACTGGGCCGTATCGTACTGGGCGACGGTCGGGTGGAATGCGACTGGAGCCTTAAAAACAGGTATAAAATCAGCAATTTCGTAAAAGGGGCTGATGATAAGAAGCTGGATATTCCGGCTGAGCTGATCCCTGAGTTATAA
- a CDS encoding glycosyl hydrolase, producing the protein MTLFLVSCQSVTKLRGPKAPTFVEGENPLPAGMKWKLVDGMSDEFNGKKVDLKKWQVEPVGNSFTWEGRPPGLFLADNIWVEEGNLRVKVDVLDEPYEGVEGTYTYSGGIVRSIMPGQVGWYYECRMKANATEMSSTFWMLTIGGPDEALELDIQECVGRTTDLTKKWAKNWDRIFHSNAIHWRYFSEPKETKAQGWAYLEEKNSSRYFVYGAWWKSPEEIRFYLDGKYMYSINPETHWDWPAYLHMAVETYDWNPIPEDGGLVASGTLDERTTKYDWIRTWKLVEE; encoded by the coding sequence TTGACTCTTTTTCTGGTGTCGTGTCAGTCCGTAACGAAATTACGCGGGCCGAAAGCCCCTACGTTTGTTGAAGGAGAAAATCCATTGCCTGCCGGTATGAAATGGAAACTTGTGGACGGCATGTCAGATGAGTTCAACGGTAAAAAAGTGGACCTGAAAAAATGGCAGGTTGAACCGGTCGGGAACAGCTTTACGTGGGAGGGCCGCCCGCCCGGACTGTTTCTTGCAGACAATATCTGGGTGGAGGAAGGCAACCTGCGTGTGAAAGTGGACGTGCTGGATGAGCCGTATGAAGGCGTGGAGGGAACCTATACGTATTCAGGCGGAATTGTCCGCTCTATCATGCCGGGACAGGTCGGCTGGTATTATGAATGTCGGATGAAAGCCAATGCCACAGAGATGTCTTCGACGTTCTGGATGCTGACGATTGGCGGACCGGATGAAGCGTTGGAACTTGATATTCAGGAGTGTGTCGGGCGGACGACGGATCTGACAAAAAAGTGGGCGAAAAACTGGGATCGCATTTTCCACTCCAACGCAATTCACTGGCGTTATTTCAGTGAACCGAAAGAGACGAAAGCGCAGGGGTGGGCCTATCTGGAGGAAAAGAATTCCAGCCGTTATTTCGTGTATGGTGCCTGGTGGAAATCCCCCGAAGAAATCCGATTCTATCTGGATGGGAAATATATGTATTCCATTAATCCGGAAACGCACTGGGACTGGCCGGCCTATCTGCACATGGCCGTTGAAACCTATGACTGGAATCCGATTCCGGAAGACGGCGGGTTAGTGGCTTCGGGGACTCTGGATGAACGCACTACCAAATATGACTGGATTCGTACCTGGAAGCTGGTTGAAGAGTAG
- a CDS encoding MFS transporter, translating to MSSRAGNFRWTICVLLFLSVLINYLHRLSISVLKTPLSEMFGWSNTDYGYISGAFSFAYAFGYLLGGRLSDRWGVQKAYPWFVGVWSFFAGLHGLAVLLDFETTVSAIAPEIRTTFPWLVISVVTVPMTAAGFIYGRIALGLCQGGNFPAAIKTVAEWFPEKERALATGWFNAGSNAGAMLCPLLVSFLFSTVGFQLTFYITGVIGLLWVIAWKLLYRPPAEHPRLSGEERAYIQEGQPDNEEIPVKVPWLKLFGYRAAWAYLIASILAGPAWSFYQFFLPDFLQKGFALSQAATGGWTSAFFVVATAGGILGGWFAGKLMARGWTLNKARKTALLVCALCVAPIYFAPFVPAVWMAVLIAGIAGSAHQGWSANLFSVVADTMPRETISSVVGMGGFTAYMTGGFVNIITGSILDRTGSYVPVFAYFSGMYLLSLVVIQLLVPQIGKKRY from the coding sequence ATGAGTAGCCGTGCCGGGAATTTCCGTTGGACGATCTGTGTTCTGCTGTTTCTGTCGGTTCTGATTAATTATCTGCATCGGCTCAGTATCAGTGTGCTGAAAACACCGCTGAGCGAAATGTTCGGCTGGAGCAATACAGATTACGGCTATATTTCCGGTGCATTTTCCTTTGCCTATGCCTTCGGTTATCTGCTCGGAGGCCGCTTAAGTGACCGGTGGGGAGTACAGAAGGCATATCCCTGGTTTGTGGGGGTATGGAGTTTCTTTGCGGGATTGCATGGTTTGGCGGTGCTGCTGGATTTTGAAACCACCGTTTCCGCTATTGCTCCGGAAATCCGGACGACGTTTCCCTGGCTGGTGATATCGGTTGTCACGGTTCCGATGACGGCTGCCGGATTCATTTATGGCCGTATTGCTCTGGGATTATGCCAGGGCGGAAACTTTCCGGCAGCCATTAAAACGGTGGCGGAATGGTTTCCGGAAAAAGAAAGAGCTCTGGCGACGGGCTGGTTCAACGCGGGCTCCAACGCCGGGGCAATGCTCTGTCCACTGCTTGTGAGTTTTCTGTTCAGCACAGTGGGGTTTCAGCTGACGTTCTATATTACCGGAGTGATTGGTCTGCTCTGGGTCATTGCATGGAAACTTCTTTATCGACCGCCGGCGGAGCATCCGCGACTTTCAGGGGAAGAACGGGCCTATATTCAGGAAGGGCAGCCGGATAATGAAGAGATTCCGGTGAAGGTTCCGTGGCTTAAACTGTTTGGATACCGCGCGGCGTGGGCATATCTGATTGCCAGTATTCTCGCCGGGCCGGCGTGGAGTTTTTATCAGTTTTTCCTGCCCGATTTTCTGCAGAAAGGATTTGCCCTTTCGCAGGCGGCGACCGGCGGCTGGACCAGTGCCTTTTTTGTGGTGGCCACTGCCGGTGGAATTCTGGGGGGCTGGTTTGCGGGTAAGCTGATGGCCAGAGGATGGACGCTTAATAAGGCGCGGAAAACCGCATTGCTGGTCTGCGCTCTCTGTGTGGCCCCGATCTATTTTGCGCCATTTGTTCCGGCGGTCTGGATGGCGGTACTGATTGCGGGAATTGCAGGGTCGGCGCATCAGGGATGGTCGGCCAACCTTTTCAGTGTGGTGGCCGATACCATGCCGCGTGAAACGATCAGTTCGGTTGTGGGCATGGGCGGTTTTACGGCGTACATGACCGGCGGTTTTGTGAATATCATTACCGGGTCCATTCTGGACCGGACAGGAAGTTATGTGCCTGTTTTTGCCTATTTTTCCGGGATGTATCTGCTTTCTCTGGTCGTTATCCAGTTGCTGGTGCCTCAGATCGGGAAAAAGCGGTATTAG
- a CDS encoding AraC family transcriptional regulator produces the protein MDGAFKPLKFQTPVYEEGQPVFPEAPIRVTPYMLHNIRNWKWEVEIKVLTLQYVMSGYILYRLGEQTVEATRGMCFLFRPGQKLVGRAIDGKPVTMFAAHFEDLPDVGEDAGVIHAPIREVTLFEETAEYAVKCRQYDGVRSDIQTETALRQLFHLLQDNLAVGGLSAVQLLVEELLEKIKRNLDGDWRVEVMCEITGLSRSQLTRWFNRLTGTSPNRYVIECRIARAIQLLGMTTSSVSEIADTLGYTDVPFFIRQFRKETGVSPGSLRKLKNRNMTQ, from the coding sequence ATGGATGGTGCGTTCAAGCCGCTGAAGTTTCAGACTCCGGTTTATGAAGAGGGGCAACCGGTTTTTCCGGAAGCTCCGATTCGGGTGACGCCGTATATGCTGCATAATATACGGAACTGGAAATGGGAAGTGGAGATCAAGGTGTTGACTCTGCAGTATGTGATGAGCGGGTATATTTTGTATCGTTTGGGTGAGCAGACTGTGGAAGCGACCCGGGGAATGTGTTTTCTTTTCCGACCGGGGCAGAAACTGGTAGGGCGGGCTATAGATGGTAAACCGGTGACAATGTTTGCGGCGCACTTTGAAGACCTGCCGGATGTGGGGGAAGATGCTGGTGTTATTCATGCTCCGATTCGGGAGGTGACTCTTTTTGAAGAGACTGCGGAATATGCTGTGAAATGCCGGCAGTACGATGGCGTCCGCTCTGATATTCAGACAGAAACGGCACTGCGCCAATTATTCCATCTACTGCAGGATAATCTGGCGGTCGGCGGTCTCAGTGCAGTCCAGTTGTTGGTGGAGGAGTTGCTGGAGAAGATTAAACGGAATCTAGACGGTGACTGGCGGGTGGAGGTGATGTGTGAAATAACAGGACTTTCACGCTCGCAGCTTACCCGCTGGTTTAACCGGCTTACCGGTACGTCTCCAAACCGATATGTAATCGAGTGTCGTATTGCCCGGGCGATTCAGTTGCTTGGGATGACAACCAGCTCGGTTTCTGAAATTGCTGATACGCTGGGCTATACCGATGTGCCTTTTTTTATCCGGCAGTTCCGGAAAGAAACCGGTGTTTCTCCGGGATCATTGCGGAAGCTTAAAAATAGGAATATGACACAATAG